Proteins encoded within one genomic window of Pseudorasbora parva isolate DD20220531a chromosome 3, ASM2467924v1, whole genome shotgun sequence:
- the LOC137071699 gene encoding cyclin-O, which yields MSSLSDSGFEEDLKSSPVKSSRSDWHERDYEESCFLIQRHNELQFLAQNCLARQPQITAEARSKLVSWLIAVHRQLKLSFESCCLAVNIMDRFLITTSVAADCFQLLGVTSLLIATKQVEVYSPRITQLLSLCCNSFSREQLCNLECLVLLRLNFRLAAPTLAFFLDYFTSRLTGGAIDKMGGTQDTNAWREHRAAEMKWKWLACKVCELSLADYTFNKYMPSVIVQCAVKLAQDLLETGSTDNSAGSLKTSESVCFEEDPPLFQQCTDDLKLLVSLNQDAVLDL from the exons ATGTCTTCATTAAGCGACTCTGGCTTTGAGGAAGACCTCAAGAGTTCTCCAGTGAAGAGTTCCCGATCAGACTGGCACGAGCGGGATTATGAGGAGAGCTGCTTTCTCATCCAGAGACACAATGAGCTGCAGTTCCTCGCGCAGAACTGCCTCGCGCGTCAACCACAG ATTACAGCAGAGGCTCGCAGCAAACTGGTCAGCTGGCTCATAGCAGTGCACAGACAGCTCAAACTGTCTTTTGAATCATGCTGCTTGGCTGTGAACATCATGGACCGTTTCCTGATCACGACCTCAGTCGCTGCAGACTGCTTCCAGCTACTGGGAGTGACATCTTTACTGATCGCCACAAAACAG GTTGAAGTGTATTCGCCTCGCATCACACAACTTCTGTCGCTTTGCTGCAACTCTTTCTCCAGAGAACAGCTGTGCAATCTGGAATGCCTGGTCCTTCTCAGACTCAATTTTAGACTGGCTGCACCTACTCTGGCTTTCTTTCTGGACTATTTCACCAGTCGCCTAACGGGTGGAGCCATCGATAAGATGGGCGGCACACAGGACACAAACGCGTGGCGGGAGCACAGAGCGGCTGAGATGAAGTGGAAATGGTTGGCCTGCAAAGTGTGTGAACTGAGTCTGGCTGACTACACGTTCAACAAGTACATGCCTTCTGTGATTGTGCAGTGTGCTGTGAAACTGGCCCAAGATCTGCTGGAGACAGGGTCCACAGACAACAGCGCTGGCTCACTGAAGACATCCGAGTCTGTCTGTTTTGAAGAGGATCCACCGCTATTTCAGCAATGCACAGACGATCTGAAATTGTTGGTTTCTCTCAATCAAGATGCAGTCCTGGACTTATAA